The proteins below come from a single Candidatus Glassbacteria bacterium genomic window:
- the lipA gene encoding lipoyl synthase yields the protein MKSTIRERRLPDWLSVRLDRGENYTRVRGLLRKHRLNTVCQGARCPNQWECWNQGTATFMILGGLCTRGCTFCGVPPDAGPGAVDPGEALAVARAVAELELDWTVITSVTRDDLPDGGAGHFAACVAETRRLSPECGVELLIPDFGGDTDSLRTVAESGAVVIGHNVETVPRLYGRVRPQADYNRSLDVLCRLVRLGEGRYSVKSSLMVGLGESEDEIGEVLDDLAATGCDTLTLGQYLRPSKNHLKVERYYTPGEFDRLAETARSRGIAKVASGPKVRSSYMAHQLQGRSLRSEDK from the coding sequence ATGAAGTCCACGATTCGCGAGCGGCGGCTGCCCGACTGGCTGAGTGTCCGGCTGGACCGCGGTGAAAACTACACCCGGGTCCGCGGCCTGCTGCGCAAACATCGGCTCAACACGGTCTGCCAGGGCGCGCGCTGCCCCAACCAGTGGGAATGCTGGAACCAGGGCACCGCCACGTTCATGATCCTGGGCGGTCTCTGCACGCGCGGCTGCACTTTCTGCGGAGTCCCTCCGGATGCCGGGCCGGGGGCCGTGGACCCCGGCGAAGCGCTGGCGGTGGCCCGCGCAGTGGCGGAGCTGGAGCTGGACTGGACCGTGATCACCAGTGTTACGCGGGATGATCTGCCCGATGGGGGCGCGGGCCATTTCGCGGCCTGCGTGGCCGAGACCAGGCGGCTCAGCCCGGAGTGCGGCGTGGAACTGCTGATCCCCGATTTCGGTGGCGATACCGACTCCCTGCGTACGGTCGCTGAATCGGGGGCGGTGGTGATCGGCCATAATGTGGAGACTGTTCCCCGGCTCTACGGCAGGGTTCGTCCCCAGGCGGATTACAACAGATCGCTCGATGTCCTCTGTAGGCTGGTGCGGCTAGGCGAGGGCAGGTACTCGGTTAAAAGCTCGCTGATGGTGGGCCTGGGAGAAAGCGAGGATGAAATCGGCGAGGTGCTGGACGATCTGGCGGCGACCGGCTGCGACACTCTCACCCTGGGCCAGTACCTGAGGCCGTCCAAAAATCACCTGAAAGTCGAGCGTTATTACACACCCGGGGAGTTCGACAGGCTGGCGGAAACCGCCAGGAGCAGGGGAATCGCCAAAGTGGCCTCGGGTCCGAAGGTCCGCAGCTCCTACATGGCCCATCAGCTCCAGGGCCGCAGCCTGCGGAGTGAAGACAAGTAG